The following coding sequences are from one Mesorhizobium onobrychidis window:
- a CDS encoding ABC transporter ATP-binding protein, which produces MSNATILKVEGLTVDFLSDDEPVRAVDDVSFHISRGETLVILGESGSGKSVSTSTVMDLVDCPPGDIVAGSCLFDGIELSGLGAEARRSINGRRIAMIFQDPLAYLNPVYTVGRQIEEVYQSHGAGAGKDARAKTIELLRRVGIPEPENRVDFYPHQFSGGQRQRVMIAMAIALKPDILIADEPTTALDVSVQAQILDLLRDLQRETGMALIMITHDLEVAASMADRIIVMNGGKVVEAGIAKEVFSNPQHAYTRRLISALPHGNAAEAPNKRSTTIADKTLLKVEHLTKHYVLASGAFSSKRTFKAVDDISFEVRRGETLGIVGESGSGKSSVARMLLGLNEPSAGKAVFAGENIFEMNEKRLMAFRRKVQMVFQDPYGSMNPRMRVYSIISEPWVIHRDILSKNRWKARVAELLELVGLLPEHADRYPHQFSGGQRQRIAIARALASEPELIVCDEAVSALDVSIQAQVIDLLADLRTRLSLSFIFITHDLPIVRHFADRIMVMKDGRIVEEGQTSALFGAPRHEYTQSLLQAVPKPKWLTQAQ; this is translated from the coding sequence ATGAGCAACGCGACCATTCTCAAAGTCGAGGGCCTGACCGTCGATTTCCTTTCTGACGATGAGCCAGTACGCGCCGTCGACGACGTCTCGTTCCATATCAGCCGTGGCGAAACGCTCGTGATCCTCGGCGAAAGCGGTTCGGGAAAAAGCGTCAGCACCAGCACGGTGATGGATCTCGTCGACTGTCCGCCAGGCGATATCGTGGCCGGCTCCTGCCTCTTCGATGGCATCGAACTCTCGGGCCTCGGCGCGGAGGCGCGCAGAAGCATCAACGGCCGCAGGATTGCGATGATCTTTCAGGATCCGCTCGCCTACCTGAACCCCGTCTATACGGTGGGGCGCCAGATCGAGGAGGTCTATCAGAGCCACGGCGCGGGAGCCGGCAAGGACGCACGCGCCAAGACGATAGAACTGCTTCGGCGCGTCGGCATTCCAGAGCCGGAAAACCGCGTCGACTTCTATCCGCATCAGTTCTCGGGCGGACAACGTCAGCGTGTGATGATTGCCATGGCGATCGCGCTGAAACCGGACATCCTGATCGCCGATGAGCCGACGACCGCTCTGGACGTCAGCGTGCAAGCGCAGATTCTCGATCTGCTGCGCGATCTCCAGCGCGAGACCGGCATGGCGTTGATCATGATCACCCATGACCTCGAAGTCGCCGCGTCAATGGCGGACCGGATTATCGTCATGAACGGCGGCAAGGTTGTCGAGGCAGGCATCGCCAAGGAGGTCTTCAGCAACCCGCAGCACGCCTATACGCGCCGCCTCATCTCCGCCCTGCCCCACGGCAACGCAGCGGAGGCGCCGAACAAGCGTTCGACGACGATCGCCGACAAGACCCTGCTCAAGGTGGAACATCTCACCAAGCACTATGTGCTTGCTTCCGGAGCCTTCAGCAGCAAGCGGACGTTCAAGGCGGTGGACGACATAAGCTTCGAGGTCAGGAGAGGAGAAACGCTCGGCATCGTCGGCGAGTCGGGCTCCGGCAAATCGAGCGTCGCACGCATGCTGTTGGGGCTGAACGAGCCAAGCGCCGGCAAGGCTGTCTTTGCCGGTGAAAACATCTTCGAAATGAACGAGAAGCGTCTTATGGCGTTTCGGCGCAAGGTCCAGATGGTCTTCCAGGATCCATACGGATCGATGAACCCGCGCATGCGCGTTTACTCCATCATTTCCGAACCCTGGGTGATCCACCGCGATATCCTGTCGAAGAACAGGTGGAAGGCTCGAGTGGCTGAGCTCCTGGAATTGGTGGGGCTGTTGCCGGAGCACGCCGACCGCTACCCGCACCAGTTTTCCGGCGGCCAGCGTCAGCGCATCGCCATTGCGCGCGCGCTTGCGAGCGAGCCCGAACTGATCGTCTGCGACGAGGCGGTTTCCGCGCTCGACGTCTCTATCCAGGCGCAGGTGATCGACCTTCTGGCCGACCTTAGGACCCGGCTTAGCCTCTCATTTATTTTCATCACACACGACCTGCCGATCGTGCGCCATTTTGCGGACCGGATCATGGTCATGAAAGACGGAAGGATTGTCGAGGAAGGCCAAACCTCGGCGCTGTTCGGGGCGCCTCGCCACGAATATACGCAGAGCCTGTTGCAGGCTGTGCCTAAGCCCAAATGGCTTACGCAAGCTCAATAG
- a CDS encoding nucleoside deaminase → MPQRPYDERLLRQAFEVARKARDAGEHPFGSLLADKDGNVLREQLNGYKSGGGDRTAHAERLLASWAGMNFSLEKLASCTLYTSAEPCAMCSGTIYWAGIGRVVFGQCEHDVKGLTGAHVENPTLDLPCTIVFEAGQRPTEVVGPLLADEAAQLHADFWEDK, encoded by the coding sequence ATGCCACAACGCCCGTATGATGAGCGCCTGCTCCGTCAGGCGTTCGAAGTCGCGCGCAAGGCCCGCGATGCTGGCGAACATCCCTTTGGTTCGCTCCTCGCTGACAAAGACGGCAATGTGTTGCGCGAGCAACTCAACGGTTACAAATCCGGAGGGGGCGACCGCACCGCTCATGCCGAAAGGCTGCTGGCCTCGTGGGCGGGGATGAATTTCAGTCTCGAAAAGCTGGCCTCCTGCACACTCTACACTTCGGCCGAACCTTGCGCGATGTGCTCCGGGACAATCTATTGGGCGGGCATCGGAAGGGTCGTCTTTGGGCAGTGCGAACATGACGTCAAAGGGTTGACGGGTGCACACGTCGAGAATCCCACACTCGACCTCCCATGCACGATCGTTTTCGAAGCTGGGCAGCGTCCGACTGAAGTCGTCGGCCCGCTGCTTGCCGATGAAGCGGCGCAACTCCACGCCGATTTCTGGGAAGACAAGTAG
- a CDS encoding ABC transporter ATP-binding protein, with protein sequence MDAPFLSVRNLTKHFAPTAFSRGPVVRALEDISFDIARGQVVGLVGESGSGKTTIGRSVLRLIEPTSGEIRFDGVDITKLGAGPLARQRRKMQYIFQDPFASLSPRMTIGQILTEGLDIQGIGNRRERRARAEKALASVELPVDAYDRYAHEFSGGQRQRIGIARALTLEPEFIVADEPVSALDVSIQAQIINLLRDLQVRLGLTMLFISHDLAVVEYICDTVIVLYLGRIMEVAPAAALYARPQHPYTRALLSAIPSLDPLAKQGRQVLKGDIPSPANPPTGCVFRTRCPVALDACAGIVPPLRGTTSDGHLKACIRDDIA encoded by the coding sequence GTGGACGCTCCCTTCCTTTCGGTCAGGAACCTGACCAAGCACTTTGCGCCGACGGCGTTCTCGCGCGGTCCCGTCGTCAGGGCGCTGGAAGATATTTCCTTCGATATCGCGCGCGGCCAGGTGGTCGGCCTCGTCGGCGAATCCGGATCGGGCAAGACCACGATCGGCCGCTCGGTACTGCGTCTCATCGAGCCGACGTCCGGCGAAATAAGGTTTGACGGCGTCGATATCACCAAGCTGGGCGCCGGCCCCCTGGCTCGTCAGCGCCGCAAGATGCAGTATATTTTCCAGGATCCGTTCGCCAGTCTGTCGCCGCGCATGACCATCGGGCAGATCCTGACCGAAGGCCTGGATATTCAGGGCATCGGCAACAGGCGCGAGCGGCGGGCGAGGGCGGAGAAGGCACTTGCTTCGGTCGAGTTGCCAGTCGATGCCTATGACCGCTACGCCCACGAATTTTCGGGCGGGCAGCGTCAGCGCATCGGCATCGCCCGCGCGCTTACGCTCGAACCCGAATTCATCGTCGCCGACGAACCGGTCTCTGCCCTCGATGTCTCGATCCAGGCGCAGATCATAAATCTTTTGCGCGACCTGCAGGTCCGGCTCGGTCTGACCATGCTGTTCATTTCGCATGACCTGGCCGTCGTCGAATATATCTGCGACACGGTGATCGTTCTCTACCTCGGCCGGATCATGGAAGTCGCGCCTGCTGCCGCGCTCTATGCCCGGCCCCAGCATCCCTATACGCGCGCGCTGCTCTCGGCCATTCCCTCGCTCGACCCGCTGGCCAAGCAGGGCCGGCAGGTGCTGAAGGGCGACATTCCAAGCCCGGCAAATCCGCCAACCGGGTGTGTTTTCCGAACCCGTTGCCCGGTTGCGCTGGATGCTTGCGCCGGCATCGTCCCGCCATTGCGGGGAACAACGTCCGATGGCCATCTGAAGGCCTGCATTCGCGACGACATCGCCTAG
- a CDS encoding ABC transporter ATP-binding protein, which yields MDAPILSISGLRAVFRIAGRDIAAVQDVDLVIGSGETVALVGESGSGKSVTSLSIIGLLPKKIGRIAEGSIALRRRDGSVTELTGLDPESLRKVRGNDIGMVFQEPMTSLNPVYTIGEQIAEPIRIHLGKSHRDAATDAVRLLAQVGIPDPDRRARQYPHELSGGMRQRATIAMALSCDPTLLIADEPTTALDVTIQAQILDLLAELQAQRGMGILFVTHNLGVVAEIADRVAVMYAGRIVESGPVREVFTRPRHPYTAGLMRSVPRLGRAATLKAAGTPLPTIAGNVPSLALLPKGCSFAPRCALAVDACRAAVPPLFAATSTQQSRCLRWEDL from the coding sequence GTGGACGCTCCGATCCTCTCGATTTCCGGTCTGCGGGCGGTGTTCCGTATCGCCGGACGCGACATCGCCGCCGTGCAGGACGTCGATCTGGTGATAGGTTCTGGCGAGACGGTCGCGCTGGTCGGCGAGTCCGGATCGGGCAAATCCGTCACCAGCCTGTCGATCATCGGCCTGCTGCCGAAGAAGATCGGGCGCATCGCCGAGGGATCGATCGCGCTGCGCCGCAGGGACGGTAGTGTCACCGAGCTGACCGGCCTCGACCCTGAGTCGCTGCGCAAGGTGCGCGGCAACGACATCGGCATGGTGTTCCAGGAGCCGATGACCAGCCTCAATCCCGTCTACACCATCGGCGAACAGATCGCCGAGCCGATCCGCATCCATCTCGGCAAGTCGCATCGTGATGCGGCCACTGATGCCGTGCGACTGCTGGCTCAGGTCGGCATTCCCGATCCCGATCGGCGGGCGCGGCAATACCCGCATGAGCTGTCGGGAGGGATGCGCCAGCGCGCCACCATCGCCATGGCCTTGTCGTGCGACCCGACCTTGCTGATCGCCGACGAGCCGACCACCGCGCTCGACGTTACCATCCAGGCCCAGATCCTCGACCTGCTGGCCGAGCTGCAGGCGCAGCGCGGCATGGGCATTCTGTTCGTCACGCACAATCTCGGCGTCGTTGCCGAGATCGCCGACCGGGTCGCGGTGATGTATGCCGGGCGCATCGTGGAATCGGGTCCGGTGCGCGAGGTGTTCACCCGTCCGCGTCATCCCTACACAGCCGGGCTGATGCGTTCGGTGCCGCGGCTTGGCCGGGCCGCCACGCTGAAGGCAGCAGGAACGCCGCTGCCGACCATTGCCGGCAATGTTCCGTCGCTGGCCCTGCTGCCCAAGGGCTGCTCTTTCGCGCCGCGTTGCGCCCTGGCTGTCGATGCTTGCCGCGCTGCGGTACCGCCATTGTTCGCGGCGACGTCGACCCAGCAAAGCCGTTGTTTGCGCTGGGAGGATCTCTGA
- a CDS encoding dihydrodipicolinate synthase family protein, which produces MPLFTGVVPPVVTPLHSDFSVDFPSFTRTIENLLDGGVHGLFVLGSTSEVVFHDEAGRRAIIEHAVKVNNGRVPIFAGVIDPTTDRVINHARIARSAGADAVVVTAPFYTRTSQPEIGDHFRYIRDAVDIPIIAYDIPVCVHVKLERRTIVGLASEGVIAGIKDSSGDDGNLRYVLKDMANDPSFFGMTGSEILVDSVLAMGAHGVVPGLANVDPHGYVKLWNLMQAGQHAEARLEQERLLKLFEIVWISLGRTSAGSAGVGAFKTAMKSLGIIVSNTMARPQRSLNDEETAKVEIILRDVGLLR; this is translated from the coding sequence ATGCCCCTGTTTACCGGCGTCGTGCCACCTGTCGTCACCCCGCTCCATTCCGATTTCAGTGTCGACTTCCCGTCGTTCACCCGGACAATCGAAAACCTGCTCGACGGCGGCGTCCACGGGCTCTTCGTGCTCGGCTCGACCAGCGAAGTAGTCTTCCATGACGAGGCCGGCCGCAGGGCCATCATCGAGCACGCGGTCAAGGTCAACAACGGCCGCGTTCCGATCTTCGCCGGGGTCATCGACCCGACAACCGATCGTGTCATCAACCACGCCCGGATAGCCAGATCGGCCGGCGCCGACGCCGTTGTGGTCACAGCGCCCTTCTATACCCGCACCAGCCAGCCCGAGATCGGCGATCACTTCCGCTATATCAGGGACGCGGTCGACATCCCGATCATCGCCTACGACATTCCGGTCTGCGTCCATGTCAAGCTGGAGCGCAGGACCATCGTCGGCCTTGCCAGCGAGGGCGTTATCGCCGGTATCAAGGATTCCAGCGGCGATGACGGCAATCTGCGTTATGTGCTCAAGGACATGGCCAACGATCCGAGTTTCTTCGGCATGACCGGGTCCGAGATCCTGGTCGACAGCGTGCTTGCCATGGGTGCGCATGGTGTTGTGCCGGGCCTTGCCAATGTCGACCCGCACGGCTACGTCAAGCTGTGGAACCTGATGCAGGCGGGTCAGCACGCCGAAGCCCGCCTGGAGCAGGAGCGGCTGTTGAAGCTGTTCGAGATCGTCTGGATCTCGCTCGGCAGGACAAGCGCCGGCTCGGCCGGCGTCGGCGCCTTCAAGACCGCGATGAAGAGCCTCGGCATCATCGTCTCCAACACCATGGCGCGGCCGCAACGCAGCTTGAACGACGAGGAAACCGCAAAGGTCGAAATTATCCTTCGCGACGTCGGGCTGCTGCGCTGA
- a CDS encoding ABC transporter permease, with amino-acid sequence MTITAPAPTVDPTAVPQTKGPLRRALDRFFENRAARAGLLIVVPILLAVSTYPLWWPFSPNAIDLRAINKGPSAIHWLGSDGVGRDVMARLLQGGRISLLVAVCSVAISIVIGFLVGAVASFGGRLVDATVMRFVDLAMTLPPVIFLLVLASIAGTGIAPTILVISLLSWPVLSRMVRARLLELRERDFVVAARGMGAGLPHLLFRHGLPNCIDILVVYATLQIANAILLEAGLSFLGLGIAPPEASWGNMLNLARSTVVLEQYPWQWMFPGAVLVLTVLAINFIGDGLRDAFDPRSDLN; translated from the coding sequence ATGACAATCACCGCGCCAGCTCCGACAGTCGATCCGACAGCCGTGCCGCAAACCAAAGGACCGCTTCGCCGCGCGCTCGACCGCTTCTTTGAGAATCGTGCGGCGCGCGCCGGTCTGCTTATCGTCGTCCCCATCCTGCTGGCGGTTTCGACCTATCCATTATGGTGGCCGTTCAGCCCTAACGCCATCGATCTCAGGGCGATCAACAAGGGACCGTCCGCCATTCATTGGCTAGGCAGCGACGGCGTCGGCCGCGACGTCATGGCCCGGTTGCTGCAAGGCGGCCGGATTTCGCTGCTGGTCGCCGTCTGCTCGGTCGCCATCTCGATCGTCATCGGCTTTCTGGTCGGCGCCGTCGCCAGCTTCGGCGGGCGTCTTGTCGACGCCACGGTGATGCGCTTCGTCGATCTGGCAATGACGCTGCCGCCGGTGATCTTCCTGCTCGTGCTCGCTTCGATCGCCGGCACCGGCATTGCGCCGACCATCCTGGTGATCTCGCTGCTCTCCTGGCCGGTGCTGTCGCGCATGGTGCGCGCCCGGCTGCTCGAGCTGCGCGAGCGTGACTTCGTCGTCGCCGCCCGTGGCATGGGGGCGGGGCTGCCGCATCTCCTGTTCCGTCACGGCCTGCCGAACTGCATCGACATTCTTGTCGTCTACGCCACGCTGCAGATCGCCAACGCCATTCTACTCGAAGCCGGTCTCTCCTTCCTCGGCCTCGGCATCGCGCCGCCCGAAGCCAGCTGGGGCAACATGCTCAATCTCGCCCGCTCCACCGTGGTGCTCGAGCAATATCCTTGGCAATGGATGTTTCCCGGCGCCGTGCTCGTGCTCACCGTCCTGGCCATCAACTTCATCGGCGATGGCCTGCGCGATGCATTCGACCCTCGTTCCGATCTCAACTGA
- a CDS encoding ABC transporter permease: MLSFIARRSATGLLMLVALSVLIFILLRLAPGDPIDAYINPSSPMSASDLEVLRDRLGLDQPLPVQYLAWLRAALGGDFGYSIQRGGVAVLPLVMERIGPTALLMGTGLAIAIVLGISAGIFSAVRRNALPDIALSVVSFVGISSPAFLTALLGLYFFSVLLRWAPSGGMQTAGAPFSVSDVLAHLVLPACLLSIGHAALIMRYMRASLLEVLNQDYVRTARAKGVREFWVIIKHATRNALLPVITLIGSTVGIAIGGAIFLESVFNWPGMGLLLVNAVGTRDYPVIMGATLVIGICVILVNLLTDIVYAVVDPRIQVS, translated from the coding sequence ATGCTGAGTTTCATTGCCCGCCGCAGCGCTACAGGACTGTTGATGCTGGTCGCCCTGAGCGTCCTCATCTTCATCCTTCTGCGGCTGGCGCCCGGCGATCCGATCGACGCCTATATCAATCCGTCCAGCCCGATGTCTGCTTCCGACCTCGAAGTCCTGCGTGACCGGCTTGGGCTCGACCAGCCGCTTCCCGTGCAATATCTCGCCTGGCTTCGCGCTGCGCTCGGCGGCGACTTCGGCTATTCGATCCAGCGCGGCGGCGTTGCCGTGCTGCCGCTGGTCATGGAGCGCATCGGCCCAACCGCGCTGTTGATGGGCACCGGCCTGGCCATCGCCATCGTGCTCGGCATTTCCGCCGGCATCTTCAGCGCCGTCCGCCGTAACGCGCTGCCCGACATCGCGCTGTCGGTGGTTTCCTTCGTCGGCATCTCCAGCCCGGCTTTTCTGACGGCACTTCTCGGGCTGTACTTTTTCTCGGTGCTGCTGCGCTGGGCGCCATCAGGCGGCATGCAGACCGCCGGCGCACCCTTTTCCGTATCGGACGTGCTCGCGCACCTCGTCCTGCCCGCCTGCCTGCTGTCCATCGGACACGCCGCGCTGATCATGCGCTACATGCGCGCGTCCCTCCTGGAAGTGCTCAACCAAGACTATGTGCGGACCGCGCGTGCCAAGGGAGTGCGCGAATTCTGGGTGATCATCAAGCACGCGACCCGCAATGCGCTTTTGCCGGTCATCACCCTGATCGGCTCGACGGTCGGCATCGCCATCGGCGGCGCCATCTTCCTCGAAAGCGTGTTCAACTGGCCGGGCATGGGCCTGCTGCTGGTCAATGCCGTTGGCACAAGGGATTACCCGGTGATCATGGGCGCCACCCTGGTAATCGGCATCTGCGTCATTCTGGTCAATCTCCTGACCGATATCGTCTATGCGGTCGTCGACCCGCGCATTCAGGTGTCGTGA
- a CDS encoding ABC transporter substrate-binding protein, protein MRIKTIARHLAVTGLLLGGIGLATSVQAQDATTITGGFDVGPGGFPKNFNPLAATGGFTWLSTYFEPLVIYNAELTELEGDLAKDYKVSDDKLTYTFNLAQESWHDGKPFTSKDVRFTLELARNKASGSLFAARLGDIASVDAPDDRTVVVKLSKPNGSFLSILSQVMILPEHALAAMSPETLATSTWWSTTPVGTGPFKFKRYVSDQYVELAADDDYRGGKPKVDVLINRYFESPAAAVAALRAGEIQFTYVEPDDAVSFKSDSNFKVIEGASYVVNYIGLNQKVELFRDVRVRQAIMYAIDRNAIIESLYGGAAKPANCGYVAPHLLPEGLEPYAYDPAKAKALLAEAGWDKINGDKPITLLTYYGSPQAANVMAAIQSMLAEVGINVVPRVVDTPTYNGIVYKEGTPDWNAFAMVYAGLQNGPNPAGISPGLNKSQIPPAGFNTMRIEFDDLSAALDAALGQTDPAKIDQSWQQVCKVMNKDLPWATLWVANRYGVASNKLRDFVWTPAPAGGPYAAHPERWDIQ, encoded by the coding sequence ATGCGCATCAAGACTATCGCTCGTCATCTGGCCGTTACCGGACTGCTGCTCGGCGGCATCGGCCTGGCCACCAGCGTCCAGGCACAGGACGCCACGACCATTACCGGGGGCTTCGACGTCGGCCCCGGCGGCTTTCCCAAGAACTTCAATCCGCTGGCCGCGACCGGCGGCTTTACCTGGCTCAGCACCTATTTTGAACCGCTGGTCATCTACAACGCCGAACTGACCGAACTCGAAGGCGATCTAGCCAAGGACTACAAGGTCAGCGACGACAAGCTGACCTATACGTTCAACCTTGCCCAGGAGAGCTGGCACGACGGCAAGCCGTTCACATCCAAGGACGTCAGGTTCACGCTTGAGCTCGCCAGGAACAAAGCCTCCGGCAGCTTGTTTGCCGCGCGCCTCGGCGACATCGCGTCGGTCGACGCGCCGGACGATCGCACCGTGGTCGTCAAATTGTCGAAGCCCAACGGCTCCTTCCTGTCCATTCTCTCGCAGGTGATGATCCTGCCGGAGCATGCCCTGGCCGCGATGTCGCCGGAAACGCTGGCCACAAGCACCTGGTGGTCCACCACTCCGGTCGGCACCGGCCCCTTCAAGTTCAAGCGCTATGTCAGCGATCAATATGTCGAACTGGCCGCGGATGACGACTATCGCGGCGGCAAGCCGAAGGTCGACGTGCTCATCAACAGGTATTTCGAGAGCCCGGCCGCGGCTGTTGCAGCGCTGCGCGCCGGCGAAATCCAGTTCACCTATGTCGAGCCCGACGACGCGGTATCCTTCAAGAGCGACAGCAATTTCAAGGTGATCGAGGGCGCTTCTTATGTGGTCAACTACATCGGCCTCAACCAGAAGGTCGAACTCTTTAGGGATGTTCGCGTCCGCCAGGCGATCATGTACGCGATCGATCGCAATGCCATTATCGAGAGCCTCTATGGCGGGGCGGCCAAACCGGCCAATTGCGGCTACGTCGCGCCGCACCTGCTTCCCGAAGGCCTCGAACCCTATGCCTATGATCCGGCAAAGGCCAAGGCTCTGCTTGCCGAGGCTGGCTGGGACAAGATCAACGGCGACAAGCCGATCACCTTGCTGACCTATTACGGCTCGCCGCAAGCGGCCAATGTGATGGCTGCCATCCAGTCGATGCTGGCCGAGGTCGGGATCAATGTGGTGCCGCGCGTCGTCGATACGCCGACTTATAACGGCATCGTCTATAAGGAAGGCACGCCGGACTGGAACGCGTTTGCGATGGTCTATGCCGGCCTGCAGAACGGCCCGAATCCGGCTGGCATCAGCCCGGGTCTCAACAAGTCCCAGATCCCGCCGGCAGGCTTCAACACCATGCGCATCGAGTTCGACGATCTCAGCGCTGCATTGGACGCCGCGCTCGGCCAGACCGATCCGGCCAAGATCGATCAATCCTGGCAGCAAGTCTGCAAGGTGATGAACAAGGATCTGCCCTGGGCGACATTATGGGTGGCCAACCGCTATGGCGTCGCCTCCAACAAGCTGCGTGACTTTGTCTGGACGCCGGCCCCGGCCGGCGGTCCCTATGCGGCTCACCCGGAACGCTGGGACATCCAGTAA